The Plasmodium yoelii strain 17X genome assembly, chromosome: 8 DNA window ttaatagaagttgatttatatgctttaatttatttatcataaaggtataataatagattaatcattatttatttttaagctttataattttgaggtataaataaattatattttaaaatagttaaaaaataaaatatattaataaaatttaatgttatagtttgctataatacttataaacAACTaggtatataaaattaacgttattgttctaatatatatataatattgtataaattGCCAAGCGCTAAATACGTTAAATTTGGgaaacatatacaattatatattaatgcaaagtttatagaaaaaatatataataattaattttatttgaactaataatatttatattagattattatatatgcacaaacttataaatatatattttaaatataatgtttttatgagataatatatattttttaaaatgttatactttaaaacaatgaaacaaaaaaattactaattgctttaaagtatttttattaagcgcattaattattccgctgtactatacagtgatatagcagtaacaataataatagtaataacaatagataaagTATTATATACGAACAAatcattaaattcattaGATTTGAATacgttgatatatattaattatatatattattaaacttttaataagaataaaattgtatgcacaaaacatcatatgaaatattatagCCTTCAACTAAGTATGTCTTTAATGTGATAATATTAAAACTAACATTATcaagcaaaataaaattaataattctatagtttacttaaaaatatagtttttcatcataaaactaaatatagtttattataaaatataaaagcaaactatatatttataaaacaatTCTAAGCCATTTTTAATTAAGaattttaatgtatacattaattGAAAGTTTTAAAGGtagataatataattaaactatgtagaataaataaatcttatatggctacatctttgtcttaaaaaaacatacttcccttatctctcccctcaaagtgcaatataccaatctaatacatatagttttctattatactttaaaatttgtatcaatacttatttatgtattatatatttaatatttactaagtattattttaaaagaaatatacattcaaagacttatttaagcttataaatacgggtccagtgctaattgtcgttCTAAACCGTGGAaaagatgtgcaaaatatattataaaattatctaataatatatatttataaatttaattatataggaataaaaataaagctattgaaaatgttaaatataattggaattgatatatattaaataaaaataatattaaaatcatgtatatgcaattaaaaaaaggaacAATACAACTTAATTCGaaaataatgtaattttaaaaaaaactatattatatattataagaaacaagtatataaaaatttaatatatttaaaaaaataactatttatatacctTTAAAGATTATAGTATAATAggattttgtattttttagatttatactgtatttaagttttagaagaGAAATCGTTAAAAcaggaaatataaatatattccttttataTGTTCAaatatactttaaattcattataaaaatatattaatttttataataacttatgcaaaattgtattatatatacatatgataaaaCATGTATTAAACATCCCCCAAAACAAGATAATTTATCTAACTACCACaaaagtatatattgttccatattaatttaaattgatattaagaataataaaaatatttttatttacagaAAATTTCTGTATATAGGATTAAATAATGTATTACCTATTTtagtatataatatgatatcCCCTTAACCtagaaattataaattatattccatCATAATGAATGATGATCTAGTATGTACattcttttatattatatctcCTATAAACTTCattaagttttattttaataacattttcttaatacatatttttataaattttttttaaatcgtttCTTAGTGTTCAAACTTTGATTTTTTGAGGGAGTGTTTACCTGATGAATTAGGTGATAAATCAAAATCTGAacttgaaaaaattaaagattaCGAAAAGTACTGCCCTAATAGAAACTGTAATAGTGAGCTCGATAAAATTACGGTTGGATTTTTATGGTTACTTACACaatattttactaaataCCCAATTAAAggtaaaaatgaatataatactGAACCATTTTTTcgatatattaatttatggttaagttacaaattaaataaaatcaCAGAGAAGAAATTCAACACAATAAACGATTTTTATACTGAATATGTAAATGGtagtaataaatataataaatttaaagaagATTCCAATAAATTTACAGGTTTTAGTGAATTCATAGATAGACAAAAAGATttgtttaatattaatattaaagatctgtctaaattttatgatgcatccAAATTAATATGTAATATGTATGGTAATTTTGCAAAGCATATAAACGAGGATGAATTGTTAAATAATGCGAttgaatttgttaaaaaatatcaagaACTTGATGGAGATTCTAATAATACTAATGACAGTGTATGTAAACAAATATTGTCTGATTTATCGACTGATTATGCTAATTTAAAAAGTAAACGTAGCGATATTACATTTCTTCCAGAGATAACAGCAAACATTTCTGCACTAAGATCTAGAGatacatcatcaagttcgtcgataggaaacaaattatttacagttttatcgatatttggtgcaatagcattttttttaggaatttcttataaggtaaataataatgaattttaaaataattttcattatatatacgcaaacattaacaaacaAATCATacgtttcttaacattttatattagtattcattatttggatttcggaaacgagctcaaaaacaatatttaaaagaaaaaattaaaaaaataaagaagagaatgaatcattaatatatgattcgaggATAGTGattatttcaggaatagtaataatggtttatatattttaagaaccTGTTTATTGGGAAgcaatttttgcataattttatatagtttttatgttgtggaccTCACgttcgggttagggctaagtattatatctttatttaattttttataatttgaacactaatttaatatatgtataattccgtatgtttaatcacgagATTGAATTAAAAAGTCCAAATATCCAACCAAGAAGGGGAATAAGGTAATATGTAATGAATTGCGCAACAtgttttataagttataatatatataattgagtgatcatgccgatttaatatgattaaaataaaatgtctatattgattatatatgaattcatattatgctatatcataatttcctattatataaaacttgttaatcaggggctatattgaattatacataaaataatgtttCTTTGGTTGATAAAGCATTTTATTTAgcaaaacttattatttgtatcatatttattttgattcaaatcgtatttttataactgaacagtataataattttatatattggagtataattataattttattcatttgaAACTGTTTCCTACAGTATAATATACTTTAAGGTTAATGTGTATATTcttattgttaattaaacatataccaatatataataggtagtcataaaatatagatgcatggtATATCGATATAAAATCGAAAATACAacgatatctataaaagatgttttatgtatctaacatttttagtaatacaataaaaatgtacatattaataataattacattatagatataggcatactatccttttaactttcgattatatatagtttcaCTTTAAGGtaaagttttaaattcaaataatagagaTAGTCCtctatacattaatttatttcccataaaggtataatattatattaatcactattaatttttagctttatagttttgaggtataaatatattacatttaaaattgttaaaaaataaaatataagtatattaataaaatataatgttatagtatgttataataattgtaaataatatgatagatataatgcgttattattatatgcttatacatacaaaatagtaaaatattatactaataactaatattgaaatattattttattgtgaaactttcatataattaaacattaatattatcgaaaagataaataataatacattataagggtatcaatgttatatattttgttaaagatcTAATTTGggatttgtagttttatattctaaaaagcTGGATAAATAGAAAAAAGGGTAAAGTCTCAATTCGcgttaaaaatatttttattattccatattaacttgtattatattatcattattttactatagaattaataaaatatagaattcttaataaattatttgaatgtatatacattgataactataacaataaaataaactaTGTAGGACATTTAGCGAtcatttatctaaatttatatattaaaagagcaaatatatcttatctctctcctcttaaagggaATATAGAAACCTAAATAAACatagttttttattatactttaaaatttacataaatacttatttatgcgttaatatttaatatttactaagtagtATTTTAAAATGAATCTATATTCAAAGGCTTATTTAAGATTATAAATAGCTTAATAAATACGGTCTCAGTGCTAATTGGTGTTTTAAACTGTGGAaaagatgtgcaaaatatattataaaattaccaaATAGGGAATAGTTATAAATTGTaatatgtaggaataaaaatagagttattgaaaatgttaaaatataattggaattgatatatattaaataaaaataatattaaatttatgtatatgcaattaaaaaagggaacaatgcaacttattttgtaaatgctataattttagaaaaagctgtattatatattataagaaacaagtatataaaaatttaatatatttaaaaaaattactatttatatacttttaaggattatattaataataaaattttttattttttatatttatatagtatttaagttttagaattGAAACTATTAAAAtagaagatataaatatattccttttctatgttcaaacatactttaaattttttataaagcatattaatttttataataaagttataccagaTTCTAGtaagaatataattttttgtataaaatgcatcatatatatatttaatcaaaaaatgtattaaacaaccctctatttaaggtaatttagctatttatcataaacataaatataacgtttatttattaataatactattttattattctatattaatttaattattgaaaaacttataatatatttaactacagacagttgttatatatagggttaaagtatttgcgtcaCATATTGGGATAGTGTATGTAAAATAGCATGTTTCTActaaatttacaaatcaaaaataaaatccaaTTATAATGGATACCGAAATAGTATATGcactttttaataatttcctttacattttttcatattgtattatatataaatatcattaaactttattttaataattcgcgtttttattaattgtttttaaacgTTTTTTTAGTGTAGAAACTTCGTTTATTTAACGACGAAATTTCCCGATAATTTGGTTGATGGAAAGTATAATTTTGTAGACGATGTACATTTCAAAGAGTATTGTTATGataattgtaataataatatcggaaaaattaatgctgtatctttatatttgtttaatgAGTTCTTTGGGGAATCTTCTTCATTTAAGAATCATAATAAAATCAATATTGttgaatatattatgatatggttaagttatatgttaagcCTAAtcgaaaataatgataacaGCGTCAGCAATCTAGaccatttttttaaagtatatatagATGGTGGTAGTTATTATAATAGTTATAAGAATCTtatagagaaaaaaaaatattttttgaatatggATAAGAgcattatatctaaattttataatgcgtttaaatcattatgcaACTTGTATACTCAAATTGATAAAGACAATCATAATTGCATGAATTATTTGAAAGACGATAAcgaatttaataaaaattatgaaaagcTTAAGAATGATTctaatattactaaaaacGAATCATACAGACAACTATTGTCTACTTtattaaatgattataataatttaaaaaataaatgtaacgGTACTTCATTTCCATCAATAGCAAgcaaattatttatagttttatcgatatttggtgcaataggaATTTTTTTAggagtttcttataaggtaaataataaggaatttaaaaattattttcattatatatatccaaaCGTTAACAAACAAATCACacgcttcttaacattttatattagtattcgttatttggatttcggaaaaaagttcaaaaacaaaaattaagagaaaaaataaaaaatataaagaagataatgaatcattaatatattttaagaaactgtctattaggaagtaatttttgattataatttttgcataatttttatgtagcTTTTATGTTATGGGTCAGGGTTTAGTTCGTGggacccatattcgggttagagTTAAATATTAcattgtattaattttttataatttgaatactaattaaatatatatatcatccTTGTATGTTTAATCTCGAAATGAAGTCTAAATATGCACCTCCAAAAGGAACATGGTCATTAACGTGAAAGGAGgtacataacatattttataagttataatataaataattgagtgttaatatatatttaatatggtTAAAGTAAAATgactatattaatatagatgttgttatatattaattcatattattctatatcataatttccTATTAcataaaacttgttaatcaTGGGGTATATTAAATTGTgcataatacaatataaaatatgtttctttatttgatgaaaattttatttagtaaaacttatgaTTTGTATGATATTTATTGATTCAAgtcgtatttttataaccgaacaatataataattttatatatcaggatataaattataattcgatcaattttgaatattcctctacaatataatataccttcatattaatatggatgtttttaagattaattaaacatattatcaatatataataggtagtcataaaataccgattcataaaatatcgatcgaggttcgacaatacaacattgtctataaaatattattatgcttctaatatttttaataatacaataaaaattgcagtatatatacaatattttttatgttttaattgtATTTACTATTCTCTTTTGGTATTTCtttacatttgtattaataaaagtTGCTATATACGATCTAATTTATCTATCATAAGATATAATAAAGATTAAtaactattaatttttaatttttaagatttgaggtataaataaattatattttaaaacaattaaaaaataaaatataaatattttaataaaatttcatatttattttgttctaaaaattgtaaataatatgatagataaaATGCGTTATTAGTATAtgactatacatataatatagtaaaataccaataattaatattgaaatattgttttattgtgtaaacttcatataattaaatattgatattaatatgatcgaaaagacacaataatacattataaaggcatcaatgttatttattttgttaatgaTTCAATTTGggatttgtagttttatattataaaaatatggataaaCAGAGAAAAGGATATATATTCAATTAACGttaaatttcattttattattccatattatattatcattgtttaatgaattatcattttttaatccAAAACAACATTAATTTATCGTagaattaacaaaatatagaatttttaataaattaattgaatgtatatccattgataactataacaataaaatatataagataaaaaataactatgTAGAGCATGTACGAATATTTAAcgaaatttatatattaaaagagaaaatacatcttatctctctcctctcaaagggtaatataacaacctaattacgTATAGTTTTTTATTGTACTTCAAAAAttgcatcaatacttatttatttgttatgtttaatatttactatgtattatttttaaaactatTTACATTCATAGgattatttaagcttataaatagaATAATAAGAAGGGGCTTAGTGATGATTGttattttaaagaatggaaaagatatgcaaaatatattataaaattacccaatagaAATACTtttaaattgaagtatattggaataaacataaagttatttaacgcactaaatttattttttaatttatttatattaaataaaaataatataaaaattgtgaatATACAATTAAATAAGGGAACAATGTaacttattttgtaaatgctataattttaataaaacatggtatatagtattagaaacaagtacataaatattttaaatatattgtaaaatatatatttatatacttttaaaaattatagaataatatatttattaatttttgcatatttaCAGGTTCAGGGATATAAATCTATTTATTAAAGCATGAGAAACAAATatgtatttttctatattgagGCATAACATAAAGGGATGAATTTTAAACTCATTATAAAGTtccttaaatttttataataaaattatagtggatattattaataatcatGAATTTAAGCATAAATTATGTTATACATAaaccaaaataaatatctcCAATTTAAGGCAATTTAGCTAATCTCCATAAATTAGATATAAACTTACTATGCTGTtactattgtattattactttacagtaattttaaattaatactaaaaataaaatgtgtttaactacagataattgttatatagaaaatataaatttacgCTTCCTTCTTTGAtgtagtatatataaaattaatatgaagTACTTAATTTATAGTTCAGAAACAAAATTTCCAATATGTTAACTAGTAAAATGGTACATACTATTTcttgaataaaaatgtttgttattacatatttttgatattgtattatctataaaataataatacgtCCATTTTAATAAggatttttatttgattttttataattgtttCTTAGTGTGGAGAGTTTGATACTTTGTGGAGGTTTTTTCCCGATGAATTAAATGAATCTGGAGAATATTATATCAGTGGTGGAACaatcaaaaaatattgccctaataaaaattgtgacAGTGATATCAATAAGATTcatgctggatgtttatggTTATTGAATCAATTTTATGGGGATTATGATAAATTTTCGAATAATGCAAATGGCAAGATTGATATTGTTATATACATTATGACATGGTTAGgatataaattaaatcaaaaGTTAAATACAAAATTTCCAAATCTAAATGAATTTTACAATAAACATATAGAAAATGCCGATGAGTATAATAATCATATAGATGATGTTGATGATTATAGTAgttataaggatcttataaataaaaaaaaggaatatatcgatattgatattaaagatatgtCTAAgctttatgatgcatttaaaattttatgcaAAATGATTATTAATGCTGATAAAAAAGACGATGGGAAAACATATTTAGAAAAAGCTAATGAATTCGTTATTGAATATCAAAAACTCcttaatgataatgatactGAAGATagttcatataataaaatattgtctgcattatcaaatgattatactGAATATGGAAAGTATACTATTCATAGtcatgtaaaaaaattacatccACAACTTATaacggaaaaaaaaataccacAAGTTTTTGAATCATGTCCTAATGAAACGCAAATGGATAGTTCTTCGAGTGGAATATCAACATCAAGTTCTGATACTACAGAACCGACTTCTGATACTACAGAACCAACTTCTGATACTACAGCACCAAGTTCATCGacattaaataaattcatttcaattccatttatatttgttgtaacattaattttattaggaattgcatataaggtaaataataaatcaattaaaaatatattcaacaCTGAGTAATTTgcgaatataaataaattatacattttttttaatttttataatagtattcattatttaagtCTCGGAAACCCTTTCACAGGCCCatacaaaagaaaaaaaaataaagatgaaaGAAACCATTCATATATGATCCTGAGAATGACGATCAATATACTTTAAGACATTTTCATATTTGGAAATAACAAacttttatcaaaattttaagcttaataataacaattaaaatacccaaaataataaaagcaCAAAATTGTAgatttttaacaaaaaaaagtgGTAAACATGAATATAAAgtgatacaaaaaatatatttcataaattataatatttatatttatttattcacaaatataaatagatGTAGAACATCTTCAAATTAAAGGGGAtggatatattatatacaaaccgtctttattaaaagaaaaaaatatattttatcgtgtaaattaaaataaatactaCCAATGAACATAAATTAAGTTTACCAATGTATATATTGAAGTATTAAACTGTTAAAAAACTACTACACGGAATATACATTAATTCCTTcgaaaatattttcattaagaGGATTCAAAATGCCATGCTCGGTTATTTAGCTTTTTTAATAGAGTATTTTTGAGAAGAATATGTGTTATCCATCTAcgaaaaaaaacgaaaatgagtaaaataaatattccaATTTTGAAGAGATGTATgtcatatattataaatttaggatcagggtttagggtttcATTTGGGGGAATCCATATTTTGGGTTACAttcttataaattttttataattcaatCAAATTTATTGgtatttgaacactaattaaatatatgtactatCCTCGTATGTTTTATCTCGAGATTAAgtctaaatatgcaaccaaaaaaaGCGTActtccattaatatgaaaggggccacataacattttttcttaagttattatataattgagtgttatattgatttaatatgattaaaaaaatgtttatattggatatattaattcatattatgatatataataattatttattatataaaatttgttaatctGCGGTTATATCGAATATTTCATAACGcaatgtttctttatttgattaaaatattatttagtaaaacttctaatttgtatcatatttattttgatttaaatcatattatccaactgaactgtaataatagatattcataaaatatagatccGTGGTATATCGATCAAGAATCGACAATGTAACATAGTCTATAAAACATtattatgcttctaacattttttaagttttaattgtatttactatttttttgtattttttttacatttgtattaaacttaattagtattaataaaatttgctttatatacattaatttatttactataaaggtataatattagattaatcactattaatttttaaactttatagttttgaggtataaataaattatattataaaatggttaaaacataaaatataagcatattaattaaattcatatcatatttgttttaataattataaataatatgatatatataatgcattattattatatgcctatacatataaactagtaaaatgttataataataaataatgatgaaatattgttttattgtgaaaccttcatataattaaatattaattttatcgaaaagacacataataaCACATTATAAATGTgtcaatttatatattttgttaaagcCCCAATTTTggatttgtagttttatattctaaaaaactGATAAATAGAGAAAAGGATAAAGGCTCaatgttaaaaaattttttattattccatattaacgcatattatattgtcgttgttttatcatagaattaacaaaatatagaattttaataaattattttagtgtatatacattgataactataaccataaaatatataagataaaaatgaactatGTAAAAAACTTacgaatatttatctaaatatatatattaaaaaatcaaatatatcttatctctctcatCTAAAAGggtaatataacaacctaattacgcatatttttctattatactttaaaatttacatcattacttatttatatgttatatatttaatatttactaagtattattttaaaagaagTCTACATTCAAAggcttatttaagcttataaatatgggttcagtgctaattgtcgttttaaacctTGGAAATGatgcgtaaaatatattataaaattacccaataaggcatacttataaattgaagtatataggaataaaaataaagttataggactcattaaaatggattatgaatttatcagtattaaataaaaacaatatcaatttatataatttgcatagaaaatTGAACAATGCAACTCCTTTTGTAAATGTTATCATTTTAGAAAAgactgtattatatattataagaaacaagtatataagtatttaatctatcttattaaataattatttatatactttaaggattataataataataacttttttaattttttatatttgtgcaTGATTTAAGTTTCAAGACattgtttattataataaaagataTGATGCTGTTtatgttctatattaaagcatatgtataagtatatattttttaaattcattataaaagtatatctatttttataataaaattataccaTATGTTATTAAGAATAGCATTTTTGTATagaatgcatcatatatatatttagttAAATATGTACTAATAAACTCTCTATTTAAGGTCATTTAGCTAATTgccataaaataagtataatattactttagtaatactactatattattattctatattaatttagttattgaaaaacatataatatatttaactatagacagttgttatatataggatTAAACTATTTGCGTCACATATTGGGGAaagtgtatataaaacagcacgattctactcaatttacaaataaaaaataaaattttatcacAATGAATGACTATACGGTagatgcattttttaataataataatttcctttaccttttttgatattgtattatatataaatgttattaaactttattttaataaattttttaataatacacgtttataataattgtttttaaatgtttttttagtgTAGAAAGTTCCTTTTAGTAAGATTGAATTTTCCAGATATGTTGACTAATGGAAACTATAAATTGACAAATAATGAATTGAAAACACATTGTACTAATAAATGTGATAAGgatatcgataaaattaatgctgTATGTTTATGGTTGtttaatgtattttttgaGAGTGCTTCTGTGCTTTCGAATCATAATAACATCAATATTGTccaatatattatgatatggttaagttatatgttaagtCTAAAATCACATGACAAAATCAACAATCTAAATGATTATTATGAAACCCATATAaagaataataatgattataataagcATATATCTGGTGTAGGTTCCTATAGTAATTATAAGAAtcttatagatatatatgattattttttaagtatggATATGAAGattatatctaaatt harbors:
- a CDS encoding PIR protein, yielding MNDDLCSNFDFLRECLPDELGDKSKSELEKIKDYEKYCPNRNCNSELDKITVGFLWLLTQYFTKYPIKGKNEYNTEPFFRYINLWLSYKLNKITEKKFNTINDFYTEYVNGSNKYNKFKEDSNKFTGFSEFIDRQKDLFNINIKDLSKFYDASKLICNMYGNFAKHINEDELLNNAIEFVKKYQELDGDSNNTNDSVCKQILSDLSTDYANLKSKRSDITFLPEITANISALRSRDTSSSSSIGNKLFTVLSIFGAIAFFLGISYKYSLFGFRKRAQKQYLKEKIKKIKKRMNH
- a CDS encoding PIR protein, with protein sequence MNDYTCRKFLLVRLNFPDMLTNGNYKLTNNELKTHCTNKCDKDIDKINAVCLWLFNVFFESASVLSNHNNINIVQYIMIWLSYMLSLKSHDKINNLNDYYETHIKNNNDYNKHISGVGSYSNYKNLIDIYDYFLSMDMKIISKFYDAFTTLCGMYTNFDKNSPDCRNYLKNAKEFVKKYDELNEDYNNTKGSSYNKILSTLSNDYNNFKKDYDSVGCNNFPSLPTYSRRSVIKNALISISFTFVAVSIFLGIAYKYSLFGFRKRSQKQHLREKLKKIKKKLNH
- a CDS encoding PIR protein; translated protein: MDTEICRNFVYLTTKFPDNLVDGKYNFVDDVHFKEYCYDNCNNNIGKINAVSLYLFNEFFGESSSFKNHNKINIVEYIMIWLSYMLSLIENNDNSVSNLDHFFKVYIDGGSYYNSYKNLIEKKKYFLNMDKSIISKFYNAFKSLCNLYTQIDKDNHNCMNYLKDDNEFNKNYEKLKNDSNITKNESYRQLLSTLLNDYNNLKNKCNGTSFPSIASKLFIVLSIFGAIGIFLGVSYKYSLFGFRKKVQKQKLREKIKNIKKIMNH